Proteins found in one Magnolia sinica isolate HGM2019 chromosome 5, MsV1, whole genome shotgun sequence genomic segment:
- the LOC131245264 gene encoding homeobox-DDT domain protein RLT2-like isoform X1, which translates to MEIADGEKKRPPDGDNKSTKRKMKTASQLELLEKTYAVETYPSESLRAELSKKLGLTDRQLQMWFCHRRLKDRKVAPVKRPRKEAAATAVGGDEVMAPVAESAVELGPGPASSPFRQVDGRKVVARAATAVARIGNDLPVMKRYYEPPQSISELRAIAFVESQLGEPLREDGPILGVEFDPLPPDAFGAPLAITGQQKQSSRPYDGKVFERQDPTSIKASSLLPAMEHCFVPSSSGGIKKPTTVGSVHAVHSQTGPRALHEYQFLPEQPSIRSDSYERVAPSHFYDSSVDTPSGRPSSFRHGNEQVAKSYGFQGQMSSVNLLPQQGRQGHVFSSAPTEYDSVPHKNSLPSVGTDAHFGGHPVVGLENTFVSSDRRVFHNEDASRMERKRKSEDVRIAKEVDTHENLIRKEPEYDDLPHKNSLMTVEPDAQFGAHPIVGLENTFVSSDRRIFHEEDASRMERKRKLMQNEDARIAKEVEAHEKRIRKELERQDILRRKREEQVRREMEKHDRERRKEEERLMREKQREEERFQREQRREIERRERFLQKESLRIEKLRQKEEMRREKEAARLKAANERATARRIARESMELIEDERLELMELAASSKGLPSIISLDSDTLQHLDLFRDKLVRFPPKSVRLKKPFAFQPWTSSEEDIGNLLMVWRFLVTFADVLNLWPFTLDEFVQAFHDYDPRLLGEIHVALLKSIIKDIEDVARTPSIGLGANQNSAANPGGGHPQIVEGAYAWGFDIRSWQRHLNPLTWPEILRQFALSAGFGPQLKKRSVPRAYFRDDNEGHDGEDIVSTLRNGAAAENAVAVMQEKGFSHRRRSRHRLTPGTVKFAAFHVLSLEGSKGLTILEVADKIQKSGLRDLTTSKTPEASIAAALSRDGLLFERTAPSTYCVRPAFRKDPADADAILSAAREKIQIFESGFSDSEEAEKDTEDAEDIERDEDSECDGADDPEVDDIGTLATPNKVLHASGIKGAQADSSQNEKGETVCDEVGGTPQNGLRNVGKGFSPFPSEGSKDASGSGAINGQSLDVASNRHEASNDDQDDTEIDESNAGEPWVQGLMEGEYSNLSVEERLNSLVALISVAIEGNSIRVVLEERLEAANALKKQMWAEAQLDKRRMKEEYVIKQYSSFMGGKTETNVTGAAAEGNHSPLLGVDSKGNGASLNPAAKQETSLDPHNAQNYFNNMSTDRNLLGQEFSTGQDNLQFQHGYAAEKSRSQLKSYIGHKAEEMYVYRSLPLGQDRRRNRYWQFATSSSRNDPGSGRIFLESQNGCWRLIDSEEAFDALLASLDTRGIRESHLQSMLQKIEASFKDTAKRNLGQSNTVDPTGPPVKAETIEFASSPDCAVGTDNSGSMVCDLSSDTVENSTSFQIELGRNETEKSDALERYQDFEKWLWQECFNPSMLCALKYGKKRCSELLVTCDFCHNSYSSKDKHCPSCHKTFDTFHSFDVTFGEHVAQCEEKRRVDPTWNIHCSDSSLPTRGKMLKAQLAFIEASIPPEALQSFWTEVYRKSWGVKLHSASSVEDLFQLLTLLEGAIKRDYLSSSFETTKELLGSSKPVYAVDDDATLPASVPVLPWIPQTTAAVALRLMEFDASISYMLQQKVESHKDKEAGEFIKQPSKYAVVKNIQDLEPSATPDQVEYPQEDFWADPGSGRSLTRGRGSRGRGRGRSRGGRWQRGSGSSRAECSKENAGYGDRLAQGQVQRARTRGRGRRRGRRTIRKKQKPENKVVKKDSGFHNISNAKQNTGGESPRSSGGEEWDRDGTGRMYADEAEDNSAGMSESDDNVQASGDEYDDRGAVYVNTYSGKSKELMDDSEEDDDEGADEGDGDRDGDEEGDEDGEGGGNGDGYGGMDDGDGSGDGDGNGDEDEGTASMSSEEYSD; encoded by the exons atggAGATCGCAGATGGAGAGAAGAAGCGTCCACCAGATGGAGATAACAAATCCACGAAGCGGAAGATGAAGACCGCTTCTCAGCTCGAACTCCTCGAGAAGACCTATGCCG TTGAGACGTACCCGTCGGAATCGTTGCGTGCGGAGCTCTCGAAGAAGCTTGGGCTAACGGATCGGCAACTCCAGATGTGGTTCTGCCACAGGCGGTTGAAGGATCGGAAGGTCGCACCGGTGAAGCGGCCGAGGAAGGAGGCGGCTGCGACGGCGGTTGGTGGAGATGAGGTGATGGCGCCGGTGGCGGAGTCGGCTGTTGAGCTTGGGCCGGGGCCGGCATCGAGTCCTTTCAGGCAGGTGGATGGGAGAAAGGTTGTTGCGCGGGCGGCCACGGCCGTGGCGAGGATTGGGAACGATTTGCCAGTGATGAAGAGGTATTATGAGCCACCGCAGTCGATTTCGGAGCTCAGGGCGATTGCTTTCGTGGAGTCGCAGCTTGGGGAGCCGTTGAGGGAAGATGGACCGATTCTCGGTGTGGAGTTTGATCCATTGCCACCTGATGCATTTGGGGCACCACTAG CAATTACAGGGCAGCAAAAGCAATCTTCACGGCCTTACGATGGCAAAGTATTTGAGAGACAAGATCCCACATCAATCAAa GCATCATCACTCCTGCCTGCTATGGAACATTGTTTTGTGCCGAGTTCATCTGGTGGGATAAAGAAGCCTACTACTGTAGGAAGTGTTCATGCGGTTCATTCTCAAACTGGTCCAAGGGCTCTCCATGAATATCAGTTTCTTCCTGAGCAGCCAAGTATCCGTTCTGATTCATATGAAAGAGTTGCTCCATCTCATTTCTATGACTCTTCAGTTGATACTCCAAGTGGCCGGCCTTCGTCATTTCGGCATGGAAATGAACAGGTGGCAAAAAGTTATGGTTTCCAAGGTCAGATGTCAAGTGTTAATCTTTTGCCTCAACAAGGCAGGCAAGGCCACGTATTTTCTTCAGCTCCAACTGAGTATGACAGTGTTCCACACAAGAACTCCCTTCCGAGTGTTGGAACTGATGCTCATTTTGGTGGTCACCCAGTTGTTGGACTAGAAAATACTTTTGTATCATCTGACAGGAGGGTTTTCCATAATGAGGATGCTTCACGAATGGAGAGAAAACGAAAG AGTGAAGATGTAAGAATAGCAAAGGAAGTTGACACCCATGAAAACCTGATCAGGAAAGAGCCTGAGTATGATGATCTTCCACACAAGAACTCCCTTATGACCGTTGAACCTGATGCACAGTTTGGTGCTCACCCAATTGTTGGACTCGAAAATACATTTGTATCATCTGACAGGAGGATTTTCCATGAGGAAGATGCTTCCCGGATGGAGAGAAAACGAAAG CTAATGCAGAATGAAGATGCAAGAATAGCGAAGGAAGTTGAAGCCCATGAAAAACGGATAAGGAAGGAGCTTGAAAGACAAGATATCTTGAGGCGAAAG AGGGAGGAGCAAGTTCGGAGAGAAATGGAGAAACATGATCGTGAAAGACGGAAGGAAGAGGAGAGGCTAATGCGTGAAAAGCAGCGAGAGGAAGAGCGATTCCAGCGGGAGCAAAGGCGTGAAATTGAGCGAAGGGAGAGATTTCTGCAGAAAGAAAGTCTGAGG ATTGAGAAATTGAGGCAGAAAGAAGAAATGCGAAGGGAGAAGGAGGCTGCGAGACTGAAAGCTGCTAATGAGAGGGCCACTGCTCGCAGAATTGCCAGAGAATCGATGGAGCTTATTGAGGATGAGCGCTTAGAGCTTATGGAGTTGGCTGCGTCAAGCAAAGGACTTCCTTCAATAATTTCCCTTGACAGTGACACTCTGCAGCACTTGGACTTGTTCAGAG ATAAATTGGTTAGATTTCCTCCCAAGTCAGTAAGGTTAAAAAAGCCATTTGCATTTCAGCCATGGACGAGTTCTGAGGAAGACATTGGCAACCTTCTTATG GTTTGGAGGTTTCTAGTTACTTTTGCCGACGTTCTCAATCTTTGGCCATTTACTCTTGATGAGTTTGTACAGGCCTTTCATGACTAT GATCCAAGGTTGTTGGGTGAGATACATGTTGCTCTTCTGAAGTCCATAATAAAAGATATTGAAGATGTTGCAAGGACACCCTCTATTGGATTAGGAGCCAACCAAAATAGCGCGGCTAATCCTGGAGGTGGACACCCACAAATTGTTGAAGGG GCATATGCATGGGGTTTTGATATTCGCAGCTGGCAGCGCCACTTGAATCCATTGACATGGCCTGAAATATTGCGACAGTTTGCATTATCTGCAGGATTTGGTCCCCAACTGAAGAAAAGGAGTGTCCCACGGGCTTATTTTCGTGATGACAATGAG GGTCATGACGGTGAAGATATTGTTTCTACTTTACGTAATGGTGCTGCTGCTGAAAATGCTGTTGCTGTGATGCAAGAAAAGGGGTTTTCTCATCGACGTAGATCCAGACATCGCTTGACACCTGGAACAGTAAAATTTGCTGCATTTCATGTTCTTTCTCTCGAGGGAAGCAAAGGATTAACAATATTAGAAGTTGCAGACAAGATTCAG AAATCCGGCCTTCGGGACCTGACAACAAGCAAGACACCAGAGGCATCTATTGCAGCTGCATTGTCAAGGGATGGACTCCTTTTTGAAAGAACAGCTCCTTCAACGTATTGTGTACGTCCTGCTTTCAGAAAGGACCCTGCGGATGCTGATGCAATACTATCAGCAGCCAGGGAGAAAATACAGATATTTGAAAGTGGATTTTCAGATTCAGAGGAAGCTGAAAAGGATACAGAAGATGCTGAGGATATTGAAAGAGATGAAGATTCTGAATGTGATGGCGCTGATGATCCTGAAGTTGATGACATAGGTACCCTAGCAACTCCAAACAAGGTGCTCCATGCAAGTGGAATAAAAGGTGCTCAAGCAGATAGCTCTCAAAATGAAAAGGGGGAAACAGTCTGTGATGAGGTTGGAGGAACTCCTCAAAATGGTCTACGTAATGTGGGAAAAGGTTTCTCTCCATTTCCTTCCGAAGGTTCCAAAGATGCTAGCGGTTCAGGTGCTATCAATGGCCAGTCCCTTGATGTTGCTTCAAACCGCCATGAGGCAAGCAATGATGATCAAGATGACACAGAGATAGATGAAAGCAATGCTGGGGAACCATGGGTTCAGGGACTGATGGAAGGAGAATATTCAAATCTTAGTGTTGAGGAGCGCCTTAATTCCCTTGTTGCCTTAATTAGTGTGGCGATCGAAGGAAATTCAATCCGTGTGGTGCTTGAG GAACGTTTGGAAGCAGCAAATGCTCTTAAAAAGCAGATGTGGGCTGAGGCACAACTGGATAAAAGGCGCATGAAAGAAGAGTATGTAATAAAGCAGTATTCCTCTTTTATGGGAGGCAAGACTGAAACAAACGTGACTGGTGCTGCCGCTGAGGGCAATCACAGCCCATTGCTTGGGGTAGATAGCAAGGGTAATGGGGCATCCCTGAACCCTGCAGCCAAGCAAGAAACCTCTCTTGATCCACACAATGCTCAGAATTATTTTAATAATATGTCCACTGATAGGAACTTGTTAGGGCAAGAGTTCTCTACAGGTCAAGATAATTTGCAATTTCAACACGGGTATGCAGCAGAAAAGTCACGTTCACAGTTAAAATCCTATATTGGTCATAAGGCAGAGGAGATGTACGTATACAGGTCTCTGCCACTAGGTCAAGATCGAAGGCGTAACCGATACTGGCAGTTTGCTACATCCTCTTCCAGGAATGATCCCGGTTCTGGCAGAATCTTTCTTGAGTCTCAAAATGGCTGCTGGAGGCTTATTGATTCAGAGGAG GCATTTGATGCTCTCTTGGCTTCTTTGGATACACGTGGGATCCGGGAATCCCATTTGCAGTCAATGTTGCAAAAAATTGAGGCATCCTTCAAAGACACTGCAAAAAGGAACCTAGGTCAGTCCAACACTGTGGACCCAACTGGACCTCCTGTCAAAGCAGAAACTATCGAATTTGCTTCCAGTCCTGATTGTGCTGTGGGAACTGATAACTCTGGCAGTATGGTGTGTGACCTTAGTTCTGATACAGTGGAGAATTCCACATCTTTCCAAATTGAGCTTGGAAGGAATGAAACTGAGAAAAGTGACGCCTTGGAGAGATATCAAGATTTTGAGAAATGGCTGTGGCAAGAATGCTTTAACCCATCAATGTTATGTGCCTTAAAATATGGTAAAAAACGATGCTCAGAGCTGTTGGTTACTTGCGACTTTTGCCACAATTCATACTCCTCCAAAGACAAGCACTGCCCTTCTTGCCATAAGACCTTTGACACCTTTCACAGTTTTGATGTAACTTTTGGTGAACATGTGGCTCaatgtgaagaaaagagaagGGTTGACCCTACCTGGAATATCCATTGCTCAGATTCTTCCCTTCCCACTAGGGGAAAAATGCTCAAGGCACAGCTGGCTTTTATCGAG GCTTCTATTCCCCCGGAAGCTCTTCAATCTTTTTGGACCGAAGTCTATCGGAAGTCTTGGGGTGTAAAACTGCATTCTGCATCATCAGTGGAGGACCTTTTTCAG CTCCTGACTCTGTTGGAAGGTGCTATAAAACGGGACTACTTGTCTTCAAGTTTTGAGACAACCAAGGAACTTCTGGGTTCCTCTAAACCAGTATATGCTGTTGATGATGATGCTACCCTTCCTGCATCAGTTCCTGTGCTACCATGGATACCTCAGACCACAGCTGCTGTGGCATTAAGGCTTATGGAATTTGATGCATCCATTTCTTACATGCTTCAACAGAAGGTAGAGTCTCATAAAGACAAGGAGGCCGGAGAATTCATT AAACAGCCATCAAAGTATGCAGTTGTTAAGAATATCCAAGATCTGGAACCATCAGCTACCCCAGACCAAGTTGAGTATCCACAAGAAGACTTCTGGGCTGACCCTGGGAGCGGACGCAGCCTAACCCGTGGACGTGGCAGCCGTGGTAGGGGTCGTGGCCGTAGCCGTGGTGGAAGGTGGCAAAGAGGGAGTGGCAGCTCACGAGCAGAATGCAGCAAGGAAAATGCTGGCTACGGTGACAGGTTGGCACAAGGGCAGGTGCAGAGAGCACGTACACGAGGACGGGGACGTAGACGGGGCCGTCGCACGATCAGGAAGAAACAGAAACCAGAGAATAAAGTGGTAAAAAAGGATAGTGGTTTCCACAACATCAGCAATGCCAAACAGAATACAGGTGGGGAGTCGCCGAGAAGTTCCGGAGGGGAGGAGTGGGACAGAGATGGAACTGGAAGGATGTATGCAGATGAGGCCGAAGATAACAGTGCAGGGATGTCTGAGTCCGATGACAATGTTCAAGCATCTGGGGATGAGTATGATGATCGGGGGGCAGTCTATGTCAATACCTATAGTGGCAAGTCAAAGGAGTTGATGGACGACAGTGAagaggatgatgatgaaggggCCGATGAGGGAGATGGGGATCGGGATGGAGATGAAGAGGGGGATGAGGATGGGGAAGGTGGTGGGAATGGGGATGGTTATGGTGGCATGGATGATGGAGATGGGTCTGGGGATGGTGATGGAAATGGGGATGAAGATGAAGGCACAGCATCCATGTCTTCAGAAGAGTATAGTGATTAA